The genomic DNA GTGTCGCTGAAACGCCTGAGCTAGATGGTGTAGCGCCGCAGAATGAATGCTGTCGTCATTAGTTAAAAGAACTCGCACAGCGGAACTGTATTACGGATGGGAAAAAACTCAAGCGAAGATCCCTAGGTCGACGATTTTAGGATTTTAATGAACGCATCCTGTGGAATCGAAACCTTACCGATCTGTTTCATCTTTTTCTTCCCCTCCTTTTGCTTTTCCAACAGCTTACGTTTTCGCGTAATGTCACCACCGTAGCACTTCGCCGTAACATCTTTTCGGTATGCCCCCAGCGTTTCACGTGCAATAATCGTACTTCCAATCGCCGCCTGAATCGCGATCGCAAACATCTGTCGTGGGAGGATTTCCTTAAGCTTTTGGCAAAGTTCTCGCCCGCGCGTAACCGCTTTTTCTTTATGCACGATGAGTGAAAATGCATCAATTGCCTCGCCGTTGACTAAAAGGTCCATCTTCACGAGATTCGAGGTTTGATAGCCCATCAGCTCATAGTCCATCGATCCATAGCCCTTCGTAATACTTTTTAGGCGATCATTAAAATCGACCAGCACCTCATTCAGCGGTAACTCACAGCATAACATCACACGATGTGCATCTACGGTATCGGTTCGCACACAAGTACCGCGTTTCTCTGCGACCAACATCAACATATCACCTATCGATTCGTTAGGGATATGGATCATCGCACGGATCATCGGCTCCTGGATCGAAGCGATCGAGGACGGATCGGGCAAATGGAGAGGATTATCAACCACGAGCTCCTCTCCATCAGTCTTGTAGACGTGATACACAACGCTGGGATATGTGGAAATGACATCGAGGTTATACTCTCGTCGAATCCGTTCTTGGACAATCTCCATATGGAGTAGCCCTAAAAATCCGCACCGGAAGCCAAAACCAAGCGCCATCGAGCTCTCCGACTGGTAAACGAGCGCTGCGTCATTGAGTTGTAGCCGCGCGAGCGCCGCCTTGAGTTTTTCATAATCCGAGGTATCAATCGGATACAGCCCACTGAAAACCATCGGGTGCACCTCTTTATACCCCGGGAGCATCTCCGCTGCAGGATCACTATAGTGCGTGATCGTATCGCCAATCTTAATCTCGGAAACATCCTTGATGTTTGTGACAATATAGCCGACTTGGCCCGCTGTAAGCGTTTTTGTCGATGTCATTTGCGGAGAAAAAATTCCAACGTCTTTCACCTGGACACGTTGCTGCGTCCCCATTAAGAGCATTTCGTCACCGATTTTAACCTCTCCGGAAAAAACACGGAGATAACAGATTACGCCCTGGTAAGTATCAAAGACAGAATCAAAAACAAGGCATCGAGTTTGCGGATAATCACTCCCACGCGGAGGAGGAATTCGTGAGACAACGGCTTCTAAAATAGCATCAATCCCGAGACCGGACTTCGCACTCGCCATGAGCGCTTCTTCACGCGGAATCGCTAGAACGTCCTCGAGCTGGGTGAGGATAACATCCGGCTGTGCACTTTGAAGGTCGATTTTATTCAGGACGGGAATAATTACAAGTTCTTGTGCGATGGCTAGGTTTGCGTTGGCAACCGTTTGTGCTTCGATCCCTTGGGACGCATCAATTAATAATAGTGCTCCTTCGCAGGCTGCAATACTTCGGGAAACTTCGTAGGAAAAATCGACATGTCCCGGCGTATCGATGAGGTTGAGAAGAAATTCTCCGCCATTTGGGCTCTGGTAGCGCATGGTGACCGGATGACACTTGATGGTAATCCCGCGTTCACGCTCGAGATCCATCGAATCCAAGAGCTGATCCTGCATCTTGCGCTTTTGTACCGTATGGGTGGCTTCGAGGAGACGATCGGAGAGCGTCGTCTTCCCGTGATCGATGTGGGCAATGATACAAAAGTTCCGGATGTGGTTCAGCGCGCTCATCGCGTTGAACAGTACAATGCCGGCCGTATTTGCAATGTCAAAGCAGTTTTACGCCCGATGAGTACGTTTCATAAATTCCTCGATGAATTTCGTCGTCACATTGCCGGCACGAAAATCGTTGTCGGACATAATCTGTTTACAAAACGGAATCGTTGTCGAAACACCGCGGATAATGTATTCTCCGAGAGCACGTCCCATGCGGTTAATAGCAAGTTCGCGAGTCGAACCGGTCGCGATTAATTTGCCGATCATGCTGTCGTAATATTGCGGAATGCGGTAGCCGCCGTAGACATGGCTATCGACACGGATTCCATTGCCGCCTGGGGCATAGTAGAGCGAGACTTCGCCGGGACAGGGTGCGAAATTCCGGTCGGGATCTTCGGCATTGATGCGACACTCGATCGCGTGCTTAATAAATTTAACGTGTTTTTGTTCGAAGGGAATTTTTTCGCCGGCGGCAATCCGGAGCTGGAGGTCGATTAGGTCGAGACCGAGCGCTTCTTCAGTCACCCCGTGCTCGACTTGGATCCGTGTATTCATCTCCATGAAGTAGAAATTTCCGCGTTTATCGACGAGGAACTCGACCGTTCCCGCGTTTTCATAGCCGCATTGTTTTGCGAGGCGAACGGCGGCATCCCCCATTTTGTGGCGTAGGCTGTCGTCTAAGAATCCGGATGGGGCTTCTTCAATGACTTTTTGGTAGCGGCGCTGAATCGAGCAATCGCGCTCTCCGAGGTGGAGTACTTTTCCGGAGCGATCGGCTATGACTTGGACTTCGATGTGTCGGGGATCTTCGACGTATTTTTCAATATAAACTGCACCGTTGCCAAAGTTTTTCTCGGCCTCTGCACGTGCAATGTTAAATTCTTTGCTGAAGGAAACCGAATTAAAGACGAGACGCATTCCTTTTCCACCACCGCCAGCAACTGCTTTGATGATGATGGGGAAGCCTATTTCTTCGGCCACTTTGAGGCCCTCTTTTTCGTCATTCACGGTACCTTCGCTGCCAGGGACTACCGGGACTTTTGCCCGTTTGGCCATTTCTTTCGCGATGGACTTGTTGCCCATCTGACGGATTACTTCCGGGCTGGGACCGATAAAGTTAATCTTACAGTCGCGACATTGTTCGGCAAACAGTGGATTCTCGGATAAAAATCCGTAGCCGGGATGAATCGCGTCAACATTACCGACTTCGGCAGCACTAAAAATACGGTCCGCACGGAGATAGCTCTCGGGTGCCGGTGCGCTACCGATACAAATCGCTTCATCCGCTAATTGGACGTGGAGGGACTGCTCATCCGCTTCGGAATAGACGGCAAGCGTCTTAATCCCGAGCTCTCGACAGGTCCGAATCACCCGTAGCGCAATTTCTCCTCGATTGGCGATGAGGATTTTTTCGAACATCTAGACCTCCACGCGGAAGAGCGGTTGACCAAATTCGACCGCTTGCCCATTTTTAACGAGAATCTCGCGAATGGTACCGGAGACATCGGATTGGATCTCGTTCATCACCTTCATGGCCTCGAGGATACACACTGGTGTATCGACATCGACATGGCTACCGACCTGTACAAAAGGTTCACTTTCCGGCGAAGGGGCGCTATAGAACGTCCCCACCATGGGCGATTTAATGATATGGTAGTTATCGCACGAAACCGGGCTAACGGGTGGTTCGGAAGTCGTTCCGGTAAGCTGAGGCTGGAAATTAAAGGCAGCGGGCGGTGGCATCACCGGAGCTGCGGTTGGGATATTTTTACGTAAAACGATACGGGTATTACCGTCCGCGATCTCGATTTCTGCGAGACTCGAACGTTCCATAATCGCGATAAGATCTTCTATATCTTTCTTTTCCAAAATACTGCCTCCGCTCGAAACGACTTGACTTGGAACATTTTCTAAACACCTCCACGCTATCTTCAATCTAAAACGGCACAGAACTGTTTTAAAAATGCAGCCCGTGGTTTACGGGTCCTTACTGTACATGTCAAGCTAAAATTAAAAAAAGATGAAAATTCACCACCAAACGCTTTTATACGACAGTTTCCGGTATTTTTTTCAGGGGGCGCTAGACATTGAATTTCGCACGACGATTTTACTGATTGCGATTAAGGTTTTCGACATGCCGATGCGCTACAAAGCGACGTTGATGTCGGTCGGCTATTTGAGTATGTTATTCACGCCGGTTTCGTTACAGTTGATGAACCGATCACGCTGGAATCCGATGCAATTTTCAGCGTTTTATTTTTTCGTCATTGCGATTACACTGGGGATTACCGTTGGCCTTCAGAACTGCCTCTTATTTTGTATGCTTACATCGATTGCGCGCATTTGCTACAAACAGCAGATTCCGTTGATGATCGGTGTTTATCGCAACAATTACACCGAAACGCAACGGGGATTTTGCGTTGGCATCGCATTTGCTTGCTTAGCGATTGGGGGGATTCTTTTTGCCCACTGGTCTAAAAACGTTTTAGCGGAAAACCCAAACCACTTTGAACCCATTTTACTACTCTCCGCGGTCTTTTCGACTCTCTGTGCCTTGTGTTTTTTAAAGATCCCGGCACAGAAAATTTTTTACCCGCAAAAACCATCCTTATGGGCAAACTTTTTACTCCTGAAACGCGATATACTATTTAGTAAGATTCTTTTTTTCTGGACGTTGATTGCCGTTGCTACGCAGATGACGATGCCGTTACGCGTCGAATACCTTGCCAGCCACCGCCAAGGCCTCGATCTTTCTGCAGCCCATGTTTTAGCGATTCTAGCCGTTACGCAAACCGTTGCACGCGTTTTAAGCGCCCCACTCTGGGGAAAATTTTACGACCACGTCCACTTCGTGACGATGCGACAATGCGTCACGCTCTGCTTTACGATCGGCATTCCCCTCTTCTTTCTAACAGATGACCTACGCATCATCCAACTCGCAAACATTTTAATCGGCATCGGTCATGGCGGTGGCGGCATTATTTGGAGTCTCTGGGTTGCCAATATTGCCCCCAAAGACCAAGTCAGCGACTACATGAGCGCCGATACAGCGATCGTCGGCCTACGTGATGGTCTTGCGATTTGGTTCGGTTATATTCTCCTCGAACACACAACTTCCTATGGAATTGTCAGCATTGTTGCGCTTGGGTTATTACTCTATTCGCTCTGGGGCTTTTGGCACTTAAGGAGTGCGATCCAAATGCGTACACAAAGTGTTGCCTAATCGCCTTCGTATTTTTTGACGATTAACACCGAATTTGTCCCCAACATCCCAAAGGAATTGTTCAAAATCACCCGAACGTTTCCAACTTGCTTGGGCTCGTTAATGACGAGATTCGGCAATTCACACCGTGGATCCAAGTGCTCAATATTAATCGTTGGATGCACATAACCATCCTCAAAAGCCGGCAGGTTACCGGCGAGTTCCAGCGCTCCAGCAGCTCCCATCGCATGTCCAATAAAGCTCTTAGTATTATTAATATACGTCGTCGGACTTTCCCCAAACACCTTCCGAATCGCATCACACTCAATCGCGTCCCCCATCGGTGTCGACGTCGCATGCGTATTGACGATATCAACATCCTCAGGCGTAAGCCCGGCACGCTCCAGCGCCAATCGGATACACTGTTCCTGACGTTCGGCATTCGGTAAAACAGCATCGGTCGCATCGGTATTCATCGCATACCCAGCGATTTCCCCATAAATTTTCGCTCCACGGCGACGTGCATCACTCAGACGCTCCAGCGTAAAGAGACATCCCCCTTCGCTCACCACGAGTCCGTTGCGCGCACGATCAAACGGCCGACTAACGCGATTAGGATCATCTCCATGCCCAAGCGCCCCCTGGCTCCGGAATCCCGCAAAAATCCCAAATGACCGGATACTTTCGCTAATCCCACCAGCAAGTGCTAGATCGACTTCCCCTAAACGTAGCATTTGGACGGCCTGGATGATACCCGCATTTCCGGCCGCACACGCCGCACCGATGGTATAGTGAGGTCCGGTAATGTTCAGCTTGAGGTTAATTTCACCGGCGGGATTGTTAGCCACCGTCCGCGGGTTATGGTGATGCGCCCAATACTTAACGTCATAGTTATACTGCGAAAGCGCATAAACTTCGTTTTCGGTTTCGACATTGCCGTGCTCGGTGATCCCTACATACACGCCGAGACGCGCGGTATCCCGTTCTGCGAGATCGATTCCGGCATCTTGGAATGCCTCCTGTGCGCAAAAAATACCGATTGAACCGGCCCGGGTACAATTTCTCAGATCCTTTTTTCGCTGATACTGCAATGGGTCAAAGTCGCACACACCGGCTGGCACAGCGCCCATATACCGCAGATCGATCATTTGAATTTTTGCGACACCGCTCAGCAGGCAATGCCGAAAATCGCGAAGGCCATTTGCATTTGGCGCCGTCAAACCAACCCCCGTCATCACAATATGCTCTAGAGCCACGCAATGATGTTGAACATTTGCCTCCAAAAGAGAAGCGGAAAAGGTTAAATTATAGGGATGACACGGCGGTAGAAAGTAATCTCTAACAAAACCGTTTCAGAAAGCCGCAGATATCAGACCGCTCATGCAGCACATCACTTCACCTTGCTTATCCTCAATAAGCATGACTGAGACAGACTTTTACAGATCAATCATGATTAGACTGGTCCCACCCCGTAGCTGCCTCCGCCATATTTCTAAAACCGACCTCTTGGTCCAAAGTCACTTTGTTCCCGAATGGGTCGTACGTATTTTTTCCACGGGTATTACCCTGGGTTTTAACACCCGCTTTTGTCACGCCTTCGTCTACGCTATCATTGACAGCGCTATTGCCAGATGTACTTCCCTCGTTACCCTTAAGAGGATCTTTATGCTTAGGATTCTCTGGCTTTTTGCTATACCCCCCAACTTGCCAGGATATTTTATTGCCATCTGTCCTACCGGAAAAGTCTACATTCTTTCCAATCTTACTCAAGAAGGCCTCAAACTTTTTCCAACGACCTAGGTGCGTGCGAGCCGTAAAGAAATTTCCACTTCGCTTATGCTTAAACATATCTATTACTTTTTGCTCAGCCGGAGTTGCGCTCCTATTTCCGACAGGTTTTATAGTTATATTACGTCCAAAGATTCTATCGAACAGCGCGAATTTTCCCTTGGTTCTCACTACCTCAAATTCGAGCTCCTGCTGTTGACCGAATTTGCCCGTTACGGTTATCTTTAAAATATCGTTTCCTTTTTCCCCGATTTTGTTCCCATTTCCCCCCCCTATTTTACTGGATTCTGCTCTAAACTCTTTGCCGCTTATCCCATTGAATGCCGCATTAAACTGAGTCGCACTCGGTATACTCATAGCGCCCGGATGATGTCAATTTTTACTCATTTGTCAATTTTTATGCCTCCACCCTAACATTGACCTCAGAACAAGTACTAAAGGCGAGGAAAAACAGCAACCCGCGCGAAAAACACCCCATCAGTCATATTTCTACAAAAATGCCCCTGGGTGGAGCCGATCGGTCTCGAACCGACGACCTCCACAATGCCATTGTGGCGCTCTACCAGCTGAGCTACGACCCCGTCCTGGCACGCCTCGCAGGATTCGAACTTGCAACCTTCTGATCCGTAGTCAGATGCTCTATCCAATTGAGCTAGAGGCGCCCAACACCCACAGTGTGTCACTCTAAATCCGCTTTTCAAGAAAAAATTCTTACCGAAACACGAACTGTAGCGCCCCCAAAAGCCATCGTGTTGCTTGGCAATGAAACCCCATTCGCATAGATTTTTCAGAAACGTCGCAACTCCAAATCGATGCTTTCGCTATATCATAGGGGGACTTTTACCGTCTACCGCTCTGGCGAGGGCCATTTACCGAGAAGATGACCTGCAGGTGCAATTCCTAAAAGTTGATACCCTTCCGTTTTCTAAATGAAACAAGGGAACTGCCATCAAAAGATTCCACGCTTGATAAAAAGTAAATAAACTGCAAAATAGTAACTCATGCCAAACGGTATCAGTTCGCCAATTCAAACAATGCGCACATATGATGTGTACAGTCTGGACGATTTAAACAAATTACAGGACAATGTAAAAACTCATCGCAATGTTTTGAAGGGTCGAGTGGACGCAAGCCAGATCAAAAATGCAGGTACCATAACGGTTAATGGCCAATTAAAACTAAAGCTTGAAGTCGAAAAGGGAAAAGGAATTTTCCGAAAAAATCGCACAAAAATCACCCTCATGGATACGGAAGGTAAATGCGTTACATCGTTCTACCATAATCAGGGGAAAAAGTTTAAGGAAAATTTCCATAAAGCTTTCAATGAATTTAAGGAAATGAACGCCATTGTTGTTGATAAGACTGTCCCAGAAAAAAATGCAAACATTGACAGGATTAAAAGCTTCAGTGGACAACAAATGCTACCCCCAGGAGACCTGATTTCAACTCCAACTGAGCATACGGCCACAAAACAGCCAGAAACTACAGCAAGTAACGACACAACGGCGACAAGTACTGTAGCAACTCAACCGCCTACTGCTGGTGTAAACGGGGCTGCTACAACGGGCACGACGACTGGCGTAGATAAACCCAAAGAACCTCTCAATATGAATCCAGGCATGGAGATTGTTGATGTGCAAACAAAACTTCAACCATGCCGTACACATATTCAGCGACTAACCGTAGTTAGGGCACAACTATCGGCAGCCCAAAATAATTTTGGTATAGAGCATCCCGATATCCCGATGTATATGACGCTACCAAATGGTGGTATACAAACGGAATTAGGTATCGCACAACACACTTTAGAACATTTAAAATCCGAAGGAAAGTCTAGTACCACAAATATACAGGGTCTCGGAGGATCAGAAGGTAACCGTGTGTTTTTAGAGGGGAGCGAAAAAACGGCTCAACGTATTCAAGACCAATTCCTCAGTCCCCTTCTCACGATGAGTGTGGATGAACGACAACAAAGTCTGACAGCTGTCATCGATACTTATAAACATTTTACAAACCAAATTACCGGGGATCGGACAATCAACGGAAGCGTCAAATCCCTAACGTTAACTGCAGACCAACAAAAGGCCGAATTAGGTAAGTTAATAAGCATTCTAGAGGCAGCAAAAAGAGAATTGAGCAACGAAGGCTCAGAAATCAGGCAAAAAATTGAAACCTCCCCCGGAACAACCCTTTGCTCGATTATGAAATTTACCTCAAATGGACAAGATGTGAAAGAATTAGCAAAAGAGGTAAAAAACAACCATGACACCTTGAAAAAAGGCGAGGGGATGGAATTTAATAGAACCATCAATGACACAACATTCAAAGTATCGCTTTCTAAACCCAAAAAGTTCTTTGGGAAATCTGGC from Verrucomicrobiota bacterium includes the following:
- the lepA gene encoding translation elongation factor 4, producing the protein MSALNHIRNFCIIAHIDHGKTTLSDRLLEATHTVQKRKMQDQLLDSMDLERERGITIKCHPVTMRYQSPNGGEFLLNLIDTPGHVDFSYEVSRSIAACEGALLLIDASQGIEAQTVANANLAIAQELVIIPVLNKIDLQSAQPDVILTQLEDVLAIPREEALMASAKSGLGIDAILEAVVSRIPPPRGSDYPQTRCLVFDSVFDTYQGVICYLRVFSGEVKIGDEMLLMGTQQRVQVKDVGIFSPQMTSTKTLTAGQVGYIVTNIKDVSEIKIGDTITHYSDPAAEMLPGYKEVHPMVFSGLYPIDTSDYEKLKAALARLQLNDAALVYQSESSMALGFGFRCGFLGLLHMEIVQERIRREYNLDVISTYPSVVYHVYKTDGEELVVDNPLHLPDPSSIASIQEPMIRAMIHIPNESIGDMLMLVAEKRGTCVRTDTVDAHRVMLCCELPLNEVLVDFNDRLKSITKGYGSMDYELMGYQTSNLVKMDLLVNGEAIDAFSLIVHKEKAVTRGRELCQKLKEILPRQMFAIAIQAAIGSTIIARETLGAYRKDVTAKCYGGDITRKRKLLEKQKEGKKKMKQIGKVSIPQDAFIKILKSST
- the accC gene encoding acetyl-CoA carboxylase biotin carboxylase subunit, translating into MFEKILIANRGEIALRVIRTCRELGIKTLAVYSEADEQSLHVQLADEAICIGSAPAPESYLRADRIFSAAEVGNVDAIHPGYGFLSENPLFAEQCRDCKINFIGPSPEVIRQMGNKSIAKEMAKRAKVPVVPGSEGTVNDEKEGLKVAEEIGFPIIIKAVAGGGGKGMRLVFNSVSFSKEFNIARAEAEKNFGNGAVYIEKYVEDPRHIEVQVIADRSGKVLHLGERDCSIQRRYQKVIEEAPSGFLDDSLRHKMGDAAVRLAKQCGYENAGTVEFLVDKRGNFYFMEMNTRIQVEHGVTEEALGLDLIDLQLRIAAGEKIPFEQKHVKFIKHAIECRINAEDPDRNFAPCPGEVSLYYAPGGNGIRVDSHVYGGYRIPQYYDSMIGKLIATGSTRELAINRMGRALGEYIIRGVSTTIPFCKQIMSDNDFRAGNVTTKFIEEFMKRTHRA
- the accB gene encoding acetyl-CoA carboxylase biotin carboxyl carrier protein, which codes for MEKKDIEDLIAIMERSSLAEIEIADGNTRIVLRKNIPTAAPVMPPPAAFNFQPQLTGTTSEPPVSPVSCDNYHIIKSPMVGTFYSAPSPESEPFVQVGSHVDVDTPVCILEAMKVMNEIQSDVSGTIREILVKNGQAVEFGQPLFRVEV
- a CDS encoding MFS transporter, which gives rise to MKIHHQTLLYDSFRYFFQGALDIEFRTTILLIAIKVFDMPMRYKATLMSVGYLSMLFTPVSLQLMNRSRWNPMQFSAFYFFVIAITLGITVGLQNCLLFCMLTSIARICYKQQIPLMIGVYRNNYTETQRGFCVGIAFACLAIGGILFAHWSKNVLAENPNHFEPILLLSAVFSTLCALCFLKIPAQKIFYPQKPSLWANFLLLKRDILFSKILFFWTLIAVATQMTMPLRVEYLASHRQGLDLSAAHVLAILAVTQTVARVLSAPLWGKFYDHVHFVTMRQCVTLCFTIGIPLFFLTDDLRIIQLANILIGIGHGGGGIIWSLWVANIAPKDQVSDYMSADTAIVGLRDGLAIWFGYILLEHTTSYGIVSIVALGLLLYSLWGFWHLRSAIQMRTQSVA
- a CDS encoding beta-ketoacyl-[acyl-carrier-protein] synthase family protein translates to MTGVGLTAPNANGLRDFRHCLLSGVAKIQMIDLRYMGAVPAGVCDFDPLQYQRKKDLRNCTRAGSIGIFCAQEAFQDAGIDLAERDTARLGVYVGITEHGNVETENEVYALSQYNYDVKYWAHHHNPRTVANNPAGEINLKLNITGPHYTIGAACAAGNAGIIQAVQMLRLGEVDLALAGGISESIRSFGIFAGFRSQGALGHGDDPNRVSRPFDRARNGLVVSEGGCLFTLERLSDARRRGAKIYGEIAGYAMNTDATDAVLPNAERQEQCIRLALERAGLTPEDVDIVNTHATSTPMGDAIECDAIRKVFGESPTTYINNTKSFIGHAMGAAGALELAGNLPAFEDGYVHPTINIEHLDPRCELPNLVINEPKQVGNVRVILNNSFGMLGTNSVLIVKKYEGD